One genomic segment of Aquipluma nitroreducens includes these proteins:
- a CDS encoding T9SS type A sorting domain-containing protein, with protein sequence MKKILLSLIVSLLITFGASAQSINDSFFDHVNYIGAFDGTFNWTAGWAEWSPVDKVYPDATLTKGNGQFAYATGTHITANETWTGVIKLNGWVYVDEGAILTIQAGTIIRGTEKSAVIVQRGGKINAVGTSTNPIVFTSNLPAGLRTTSSWGGIVLCGKATNNISGGVGTAEGGITSQYGGTDDNDNSGTLKYVRIEFAGYEIATGSEINGLTLCSVGRATTIDHIQVSYSGDDAYEWFGGTVNAKYLISYKTEDDDFDTDNGFRGMVQYGVALRTNDIVDTDAANTFESDNDAAGSTAEPFTHAVFSNISAFGPAITATNPASLQAKHADGSGFRIRRNSRLQIYNAAILGWGKGVRIESDGTQTAAQSDLMTIQNCIIAGIRGDNFILDANATVMTAATMETWFKAATRKNQVIAANADVKITDPFNFASPNFQPATGSPVMNASYWYAGTTNNTEASIDNSFFDHVNYVGAFDGSYNWTTGWTEWDPVNKAYADATTTKGNGQFAMATGTHITANETWSGVIKLDGWVYVDAGATLTINAGTVIRGTEKSALIVQRGGKISAVGTSTNPIVFTSNQAAGLRTTSNWGGVVICGNATNNIAGGIGTAEGGITSQYGGTDDNDNSGTLKYVRIEFAGYEIATGSEINGLTLCSVGRATTIDHIQVSYSGDDAYEWFGGTVNAKYLISYKTEDDDFDTDNGFRGMVQYGIALRINDIVDTDAANTFESDNDAAGSTALPFTHAVFSNISAFGPAITATNPASLQAKHADGSGFRIRRNSRLQIYNTAILGWGKGLRIESDGTQTAANTDLMTIQNCIMAGIRGDNFIQDANATVMTAATMEAWYKAATRKNQLFTANADVKITDPFNFTSPNFQPATGSPVLNASYWYSGTTNTTVASINNSFFDHVKYVGAFDGTTNWTTGWAEWDPVNKVYADATTTKGNGQFAMATGTHITANETWSGTVKLDGWVYVDAGATLTISAGTVIRGTEKSALIVQRGGKINAVGTSTNPIVFTSNQAAGLRTTSNWGGVVLCGNAKNNIAGGVGTAEGGITSQYGGTDDSDNSGTLQYVRIEFAGYEIATGSEINGLTLCSVGNGTTLDHIQVSYSGDDAYEWFGGSVNAKCLISYKTEDDDFDTDNGFRGMIQYAVALRTNDIVDTDAANAFESDNDAAGSTAEPFTHAVFSNVSAFGPAITATNPTTLQAKHADGSAMRLRRNTRLQIYNTAFLGWGKGLRLESDGSQTAANTDLLTVQNCIMAGIRGDNFIQDANATVMTAATMEAWYKATKRTNQLFTNNTDVKIADPFNFASPNFQPATNSPVQNASYWVITAVEPTIANEASLVSYPNPFSGSTNIELQLEKSSYVRIVVTDISGRTVANLQEGNLTEGTHRFEFDGSALPKGMYIAKVITSDSQKSVKMISK encoded by the coding sequence ATGAAGAAAATTTTACTTTCACTTATTGTATCGTTGTTGATTACTTTTGGGGCTTCGGCCCAAAGCATTAACGACAGCTTTTTCGATCACGTCAATTACATTGGCGCTTTCGACGGTACTTTCAACTGGACTGCCGGATGGGCTGAATGGTCACCGGTTGATAAAGTGTATCCCGATGCTACCTTAACTAAAGGTAACGGACAGTTTGCCTATGCAACCGGAACGCACATCACTGCTAATGAAACCTGGACTGGAGTGATTAAACTCAATGGTTGGGTTTATGTTGATGAAGGTGCAATCTTAACCATTCAGGCCGGAACAATTATCCGTGGTACTGAAAAGAGTGCGGTTATTGTTCAACGCGGTGGTAAAATAAACGCAGTTGGAACAAGTACCAATCCTATCGTATTCACAAGCAACTTACCTGCTGGTCTTCGCACTACAAGTAGCTGGGGAGGAATTGTTCTGTGCGGAAAAGCAACCAATAACATTTCTGGCGGTGTTGGTACTGCCGAAGGTGGTATCACCTCGCAATACGGTGGAACTGATGACAACGACAATTCAGGGACTTTAAAATATGTCCGTATTGAGTTTGCCGGTTACGAAATTGCTACCGGATCTGAAATTAACGGATTAACGCTATGTTCTGTGGGTCGGGCAACTACAATCGACCACATTCAGGTTTCCTATTCGGGCGACGATGCCTACGAATGGTTTGGTGGAACTGTAAATGCCAAATACCTGATTTCGTACAAAACTGAAGACGACGACTTTGATACCGATAATGGTTTCCGTGGTATGGTTCAATATGGTGTTGCTCTTCGTACAAACGATATTGTTGACACCGACGCTGCCAACACATTCGAATCGGACAACGATGCTGCCGGAAGTACTGCTGAACCTTTTACTCATGCCGTTTTTAGTAATATTAGCGCTTTTGGTCCTGCTATTACCGCAACCAATCCTGCTTCTTTACAAGCAAAACATGCCGATGGTTCAGGATTCCGTATCCGTCGTAATTCACGTTTGCAGATTTATAATGCAGCCATTTTAGGTTGGGGCAAGGGCGTTCGTATCGAATCGGATGGCACACAAACTGCTGCACAATCTGACTTGATGACTATTCAAAATTGTATCATCGCTGGAATTCGTGGCGATAATTTCATTCTGGATGCCAATGCAACCGTAATGACCGCTGCAACCATGGAAACCTGGTTTAAAGCTGCTACACGCAAAAACCAAGTTATCGCAGCCAATGCCGATGTAAAAATCACCGATCCTTTCAATTTTGCGAGCCCTAATTTTCAGCCAGCAACAGGCTCCCCTGTTATGAACGCTTCTTACTGGTATGCCGGAACAACTAACAACACAGAAGCTTCAATCGATAACAGCTTTTTTGACCATGTCAATTACGTTGGTGCTTTCGACGGATCGTACAACTGGACTACTGGCTGGACCGAATGGGATCCGGTAAACAAAGCTTATGCTGATGCAACTACAACCAAAGGTAACGGACAGTTTGCTATGGCAACTGGTACTCACATTACTGCCAACGAAACCTGGAGTGGAGTGATTAAACTTGACGGCTGGGTTTATGTTGATGCAGGTGCAACGCTTACAATTAATGCCGGAACAGTAATTCGTGGAACTGAAAAAAGTGCCTTGATCGTTCAACGTGGTGGAAAGATTAGCGCAGTTGGTACAAGCACAAATCCAATCGTCTTCACCTCGAATCAGGCAGCAGGACTTCGCACAACCAGTAACTGGGGCGGTGTTGTAATTTGCGGAAATGCAACAAATAACATCGCTGGTGGCATTGGTACTGCCGAAGGTGGTATTACCTCGCAATACGGTGGTACCGATGATAACGATAACTCAGGAACTTTAAAATATGTACGTATCGAGTTTGCCGGATACGAAATTGCAACAGGTTCAGAAATTAACGGTTTAACCCTATGCTCTGTAGGTCGGGCAACTACGATCGACCATATTCAGGTTTCCTATTCGGGCGACGATGCTTACGAATGGTTTGGCGGAACTGTAAATGCGAAATACCTGATTTCGTACAAAACCGAAGATGACGATTTTGATACTGATAATGGTTTCCGTGGAATGGTTCAATACGGTATTGCACTTCGTATCAACGATATTGTTGACACCGACGCTGCCAACACTTTTGAATCGGATAACGACGCTGCCGGAAGTACTGCATTGCCATTTACCCACGCAGTTTTCAGCAACATCAGTGCTTTTGGTCCTGCGATTACTGCAACCAATCCTGCTTCTTTACAAGCAAAACATGCCGATGGTTCGGGATTCCGCATCCGCCGTAATTCACGTTTGCAGATATACAATACTGCTATTTTAGGCTGGGGCAAAGGTCTTCGTATCGAATCTGATGGCACCCAAACTGCTGCAAATACTGATTTAATGACCATACAAAACTGTATCATGGCTGGTATTCGTGGCGATAATTTCATTCAGGATGCCAATGCAACCGTGATGACTGCTGCAACTATGGAAGCATGGTATAAAGCTGCCACACGTAAGAATCAGTTATTTACAGCCAATGCCGATGTAAAAATCACCGATCCTTTCAATTTTACCAGTCCAAACTTCCAACCAGCAACGGGTTCTCCTGTTTTGAATGCCTCATACTGGTATTCAGGAACAACTAATACGACTGTAGCATCGATTAACAATAGTTTTTTCGATCATGTAAAATACGTTGGCGCTTTTGATGGAACTACGAACTGGACTACTGGCTGGGCTGAATGGGATCCGGTTAACAAAGTTTATGCTGATGCAACAACAACCAAAGGTAACGGACAATTTGCAATGGCAACCGGTACTCACATTACTGCAAACGAAACCTGGAGCGGAACCGTTAAGCTTGATGGTTGGGTTTATGTTGACGCAGGTGCAACCCTGACAATTAGTGCAGGAACAGTTATTCGCGGTACCGAAAAAAGTGCCCTGATCGTTCAGCGTGGTGGTAAAATCAATGCGGTTGGAACAAGCACTAACCCAATTGTATTTACTTCTAATCAGGCTGCCGGACTTCGCACAACAAGTAACTGGGGTGGTGTGGTACTTTGTGGAAATGCAAAAAATAACATTGCGGGTGGTGTTGGTACTGCTGAAGGTGGTATTACCTCACAATACGGTGGAACCGATGATAGCGACAACTCCGGAACATTACAATATGTGCGTATCGAGTTTGCCGGATACGAAATTGCTACCGGATCTGAAATCAATGGTCTGACACTTTGTTCGGTTGGAAACGGAACCACGCTTGATCACATTCAGGTAAGCTACTCGGGTGACGATGCTTACGAATGGTTTGGTGGATCAGTAAATGCCAAATGCCTGATTTCGTACAAAACGGAAGACGACGACTTTGATACCGATAACGGTTTCCGCGGTATGATTCAATATGCTGTTGCACTTCGCACCAACGATATTGTTGACACCGATGCTGCCAATGCTTTCGAATCGGATAACGATGCCGCCGGAAGTACAGCCGAGCCTTTTACTCATGCCGTATTCAGCAACGTTAGTGCCTTCGGCCCGGCAATAACTGCAACAAATCCTACAACACTTCAGGCTAAACATGCCGATGGTTCAGCCATGCGTTTACGTCGTAATACTCGTTTACAAATTTATAATACGGCTTTCCTTGGTTGGGGTAAAGGCCTTCGTTTGGAGTCAGATGGTAGCCAAACTGCTGCAAACACCGACTTGCTAACCGTTCAAAATTGTATTATGGCTGGTATTCGTGGCGATAACTTCATTCAGGATGCAAATGCAACAGTAATGACTGCCGCAACAATGGAAGCATGGTACAAAGCAACAAAACGCACGAATCAGCTATTTACAAACAATACCGATGTAAAAATTGCTGATCCTTTCAATTTTGCCAGTCCAAACTTCCAGCCTGCTACCAATTCACCAGTTCAGAATGCATCTTACTGGGTTATTACAGCCGTGGAACCAACGATTGCAAACGAAGCCAGTTTGGTGAGTTATCCAAATCCATTCTCAGGAAGTACAAACATTGAACTTCAACTTGAAAAAAGTTCGTATGTACGAATTGTTGTAACCGACATTTCAGGCCGTACAGTGGCCAATCTTCAGGAAGGGAATTTAACTGAAGGAACACACCGTTTCGAATTCGACGGTTCTGCTCTTCCAAAGGGAATGTATATCGCCAAAGTGATTACATCTGATTCTCAGAAATCGGTTAAAATGATTTCCAAATAA
- a CDS encoding toxin-antitoxin system YwqK family antitoxin: MKKLSLLIVMIGFFAFAAKAQELKEINGIYYADSVAYTGKYVTHFPNGKIKLEMNLENGMKNGTVNVYFENGQINEVRSYKNNLMHGSWITYNEQKVLIGLANYKDGLKHGTWMIWDANGSLLYELHYDMGEKVGIWRNFGKNGEIISEREYPEKPVKK, translated from the coding sequence ATGAAGAAGCTCAGTTTGTTAATAGTCATGATCGGCTTTTTTGCATTTGCGGCCAAGGCTCAGGAATTGAAGGAAATAAACGGTATTTATTATGCCGATAGCGTTGCCTATACCGGGAAATATGTGACTCACTTTCCCAACGGCAAAATCAAACTCGAAATGAACCTCGAAAATGGCATGAAGAATGGCACTGTAAATGTTTATTTTGAAAATGGGCAGATAAATGAAGTCCGGTCGTACAAGAACAACCTGATGCACGGATCGTGGATTACCTACAACGAACAAAAGGTTTTGATTGGTCTGGCTAATTATAAAGACGGACTGAAACACGGAACCTGGATGATCTGGGATGCGAACGGAAGCCTGCTTTATGAGTTGCATTACGATATGGGCGAGAAAGTTGGAATTTGGCGAAATTTTGGCAAGAACGGTGAGATAATCAGCGAACGCGAATATCCGGAGAAACCGGTAAAAAAATAG
- a CDS encoding carboxypeptidase-like regulatory domain-containing protein, whose product MKKVIFALVVAFATTSAFAEKTDSKADSKSEAIVLSLSGNVIDEVSGEALVGVEVKVDGSDQKAYTDFDGHFVIDNVKSGDCKLVASYTSYNKNEKTFTMNAKNNQVKIELQASK is encoded by the coding sequence ATGAAAAAAGTAATTTTCGCGCTTGTTGTAGCATTTGCAACAACAAGCGCATTCGCTGAAAAAACAGATTCCAAAGCAGATTCAAAGTCAGAAGCAATTGTACTTTCTTTAAGCGGAAACGTAATTGACGAGGTTTCAGGTGAAGCTTTGGTTGGCGTGGAAGTTAAAGTTGACGGTTCGGACCAAAAAGCTTATACCGATTTTGACGGCCATTTTGTGATCGACAATGTAAAATCAGGCGATTGCAAATTAGTTGCCAGCTACACTTCGTACAATAAAAACGAAAAAACATTTACAATGAATGCCAAGAACAATCAGGTAAAGATTGAACTTCAGGCATCAAAATAG
- a CDS encoding Crp/Fnr family transcriptional regulator — protein MIQPEILCQSPIFRGISPEELSELFTQIHFQVKTYQKNDLIVMGGEVCDRLLIIQSGSVKAEMNDYSGKTIKIEDLSAPQPLATAFLFGTLNRFPVTVSATTDVEMVSIPKPEFVKLLQLNALILNNYLNTISTRAQFLSQKLKFLSFKTIKQKIAHYLLEKAGDRLQTVEIQQSQGQLAEMFGVTRPSLARTLGEMCQEGLIETDRRCIKILDKNQMNQLLKG, from the coding sequence ATGATTCAACCCGAAATACTTTGTCAGTCGCCCATTTTCCGGGGCATTTCTCCTGAAGAATTATCTGAGCTTTTTACACAGATTCACTTTCAGGTTAAAACATATCAGAAGAACGATTTGATTGTAATGGGTGGCGAAGTCTGCGACCGGCTACTGATCATTCAGTCAGGAAGTGTGAAAGCCGAGATGAACGACTATTCAGGCAAAACCATAAAGATTGAAGATTTGTCGGCGCCCCAGCCTTTAGCCACGGCCTTTTTATTTGGAACGCTGAATAGGTTTCCTGTAACAGTTTCGGCCACAACGGATGTCGAAATGGTTTCTATTCCGAAGCCAGAGTTTGTAAAACTACTGCAATTGAATGCCTTGATCCTGAATAATTACCTGAATACGATTTCAACACGGGCACAGTTCTTATCGCAAAAGTTGAAGTTTCTTTCCTTTAAAACCATCAAGCAGAAAATTGCGCATTACCTGCTCGAAAAGGCTGGCGACCGGCTTCAAACGGTTGAGATCCAGCAGTCGCAGGGACAATTGGCCGAAATGTTTGGCGTAACCCGACCTTCGTTAGCGCGTACTTTGGGTGAGATGTGTCAGGAAGGATTAATTGAAACTGACCGCCGTTGCATCAAGATTCTGGACAAAAACCAAATGAACCAGTTGCTAAAGGGTTAA
- a CDS encoding ATP-binding protein has product MIREIVNIDEELCNGCGVCVPNCHEGALQIIDGKARLISELMCDGLGACLGHCPEGAITIEKREADEYDEELVVQQIIPKGKNTLVAHMKHLKEHGETVFLKQAVGYLKMHASEIPFSVEEVIFEVHSTKVESSGCASGGCPGSQAVSFEPQNLRFAPATATTETPSALRQWPVQMHLINPAASSFQGTDLLLAADCVAFSLGNFHTKHLAGKSLVIACPKLDQGKEIYVEKIRRLIDEARVNTITVMMMEVPCCGGLSQLVKMAAAQATRKVPVKEIIVSIKGEILDESWV; this is encoded by the coding sequence ATGATACGCGAAATTGTAAATATAGACGAAGAATTGTGCAACGGTTGTGGAGTTTGTGTTCCGAATTGCCACGAAGGTGCATTGCAAATTATAGATGGTAAAGCCAGGCTCATTAGCGAATTGATGTGTGACGGATTGGGAGCCTGCCTTGGCCATTGCCCGGAGGGAGCGATTACCATTGAGAAACGTGAAGCTGACGAGTACGATGAGGAATTGGTGGTACAGCAAATTATCCCGAAAGGCAAAAACACACTGGTTGCCCACATGAAACACCTGAAAGAACACGGCGAAACCGTTTTCCTGAAACAGGCTGTTGGTTACCTGAAAATGCATGCCAGCGAAATTCCGTTCAGTGTTGAAGAAGTAATTTTCGAAGTTCATTCTACAAAAGTTGAATCGTCTGGTTGCGCCAGTGGAGGCTGCCCAGGTTCGCAGGCTGTCAGCTTCGAACCACAGAACCTTCGCTTTGCTCCGGCAACGGCTACAACTGAAACGCCTTCTGCTCTACGTCAATGGCCGGTTCAGATGCACTTAATAAATCCAGCTGCATCCAGTTTTCAGGGAACCGATCTGCTTTTAGCTGCCGATTGTGTAGCGTTCAGTTTAGGTAATTTTCACACCAAACATTTGGCCGGAAAATCGTTGGTTATTGCCTGTCCCAAACTCGACCAAGGCAAAGAAATATACGTGGAGAAAATTCGTCGCCTCATCGACGAAGCCCGTGTGAATACCATCACTGTGATGATGATGGAAGTTCCATGTTGCGGAGGTTTGTCTCAACTGGTTAAAATGGCGGCAGCACAGGCAACACGAAAAGTTCCGGTAAAAGAAATCATCGTCAGCATCAAAGGCGAAATTCTGGACGAAAGCTGGGTGTAA
- the hcp gene encoding hydroxylamine reductase codes for MDMFCFQCQEAAKGIGCTIKGVCGKDSNVSNLQDTLLFILKGVAALNSELRKAGLAEPKVNKVLFDSLFSTITNANFDDVAFSIRIKKTLKVRDELKAKAIEAGISMPTHESVSWSASTTEEFEAKAAEVGVLSEKNEDIRSLKELIIYGLKGLAAYAEHAFNLNHENEEIYAFMERALAATTQDLSADELVALTLETGKFGVDVMALLDKANTTSYGNPEMTKVNIGVRKNPAILISGHDLRDLEDLLVQTEGTGVDVYTHSEMLPANYYPAFKKYKHLAGNYGNAWWKQKEEFESFNGPILFTTNCIVPPMDKAGYRDRIYTTGASGLPGAVHFPDRKPGERKDFHAIIEHAKICGAPTEIETGEIIGGFAHNQVFELAGPIVEAVKTGAIRKFFVMAGCDGRMKDRDYYTQFAEKLPTDTVILTAGCAKYRYNKLPLGDINGIPRVIDAGQCNDSYSLAVVALKLKEIFELEDINDLPIAYNIAWYEQKAVIVLLALLSLGVKNIHLGPTLPAFLSPNVVNVLVQNFGIAGIKTVDEDLKLFLQTEKELEEEFEK; via the coding sequence ATGGATATGTTTTGTTTTCAATGTCAGGAAGCAGCCAAAGGAATTGGTTGCACAATCAAAGGTGTGTGCGGAAAAGACAGCAATGTCTCGAATCTTCAGGACACATTACTCTTTATACTGAAAGGTGTTGCTGCCTTAAACAGCGAATTGCGCAAAGCCGGATTGGCCGAGCCCAAAGTAAATAAAGTGCTTTTCGATAGTTTGTTCAGCACCATCACCAATGCCAATTTTGATGATGTGGCCTTTTCAATCCGGATCAAAAAAACACTGAAAGTTCGCGACGAGTTAAAGGCAAAAGCGATAGAAGCTGGCATTAGTATGCCAACACACGAGTCGGTAAGCTGGTCGGCCTCAACCACCGAAGAATTCGAGGCGAAAGCGGCTGAAGTTGGCGTGTTGAGCGAAAAGAATGAAGACATCCGCTCGCTGAAAGAGTTGATTATTTACGGTTTGAAAGGCTTGGCCGCTTACGCCGAACATGCTTTCAATCTGAATCATGAAAACGAAGAAATTTACGCTTTCATGGAACGCGCTTTGGCTGCAACCACTCAGGATTTATCAGCCGACGAGTTAGTTGCACTGACCCTTGAAACCGGGAAATTCGGTGTTGATGTAATGGCTCTGCTCGACAAAGCGAACACCACCAGCTACGGAAATCCGGAAATGACCAAAGTAAACATTGGGGTCCGTAAAAATCCGGCCATCCTGATTTCAGGTCACGATTTGCGCGATTTGGAAGACCTTTTAGTGCAAACCGAAGGAACTGGAGTGGATGTGTACACGCACAGCGAAATGCTGCCTGCTAACTATTATCCGGCTTTTAAGAAATACAAACACCTAGCGGGTAACTACGGAAATGCCTGGTGGAAACAGAAAGAAGAATTCGAAAGCTTCAACGGCCCGATTCTTTTCACCACCAACTGTATTGTTCCGCCTATGGATAAAGCAGGTTATCGCGATCGCATTTACACCACCGGAGCAAGCGGATTACCGGGAGCAGTGCACTTCCCCGACCGCAAACCTGGTGAAAGGAAAGATTTTCATGCCATTATTGAACATGCTAAAATCTGTGGTGCTCCAACCGAAATCGAAACCGGCGAAATTATTGGAGGTTTCGCGCACAATCAGGTTTTCGAATTGGCCGGACCAATTGTTGAAGCCGTTAAAACCGGTGCAATCCGCAAGTTTTTTGTAATGGCAGGTTGTGATGGCCGCATGAAAGATCGTGATTATTACACCCAGTTTGCCGAAAAACTGCCAACCGACACTGTTATCCTGACAGCAGGTTGTGCCAAATACCGTTACAACAAATTGCCATTAGGCGACATCAACGGAATTCCGCGTGTAATCGATGCTGGACAATGTAACGACTCCTATTCGCTGGCTGTTGTGGCTTTAAAACTGAAAGAAATTTTTGAATTGGAAGACATCAACGATTTACCAATTGCCTACAACATTGCCTGGTATGAGCAAAAAGCTGTCATCGTATTGTTGGCATTGCTTTCGCTGGGAGTGAAAAACATTCATCTCGGGCCAACATTACCAGCCTTTTTATCGCCAAACGTGGTAAATGTTTTGGTACAGAACTTCGGTATCGCCGGAATCAAAACCGTTGACGAAGATTTAAAATTGTTCCTTCAAACCGAAAAGGAACTGGAAGAAGAATTTGAGAAATAG
- a CDS encoding PadR family transcriptional regulator, translating into MDLNNTKAQMRKGVLEYCILLVIDGKPLYASDIIEELKNSKMIVVEGTLYPLLTRLKNDGLLAYKWEESTQGPPRKYYELTEEGRFFLNEMGASWDELVEAVKTIKEHK; encoded by the coding sequence ATGGATCTAAACAATACAAAAGCTCAAATGCGCAAGGGCGTTCTCGAATACTGCATCCTGCTGGTAATCGATGGAAAACCTTTGTATGCAAGCGATATCATCGAGGAATTGAAAAACTCGAAAATGATTGTCGTGGAAGGAACTTTATACCCACTACTCACTCGCTTGAAAAACGACGGACTACTGGCTTACAAATGGGAAGAATCGACCCAGGGGCCGCCGCGTAAATATTATGAACTGACGGAAGAAGGACGTTTTTTCCTGAACGAAATGGGCGCTTCGTGGGACGAGTTAGTCGAAGCTGTCAAGACGATAAAAGAACATAAATAG
- a CDS encoding PspC domain-containing protein: MKKTFTINISGSIFHIDDDAFEKLQKYLHMLNKHFGPAIEGQEILQDIEARIAELFLEKTSNKVEVITDSMVDEVIARMGKPEDFMEQEEEAEKAQAETTSPEDEPKIRRRLYRDGDNRVLGGVCSGMGAYFNIDMVMMRVIFFLLFFLIGPFNVLLYFILWIVVPKAKTTAQRLEMRGKEATISNIEKSIKEEVNEVGESYNKFANSKNEKGVSRIDSFGEVVGSVLRVVLRVIVLIFGAALIIGGIASLIGFIASMAIGNSFMHGGLWNFGSGSNVDMSALLNNFVSPGAYAISLIAISILAGIPILLILFIGTKLLFRYKTNNRMIGLGAFGLWLAALIVITFIAVNQVSNFGKQTSQTVTQKVECNACKTLYLETAEDLYESLIDNEISLDRMKIAEVNGKDKILGHPRFTIEKSSTNEYLLLIKKQSRGSSTVDAQKNVEEIEYNFTLKDSTLRFDPYYMLKDKARWRNQEVYLTLKVPEGKSVYLNQKMTDIISNIENIENMWDGDMVGKTWTMTADGLSLKKEIPLTIKK; the protein is encoded by the coding sequence ATGAAAAAGACATTTACAATAAACATAAGTGGAAGCATCTTCCACATCGATGACGACGCTTTCGAGAAACTACAAAAATACCTGCATATGCTGAATAAGCATTTCGGACCAGCCATTGAAGGTCAGGAAATTCTTCAGGATATTGAAGCACGTATCGCCGAACTGTTCCTCGAAAAAACCAGCAATAAAGTAGAAGTAATCACAGACTCAATGGTTGACGAAGTGATTGCCCGTATGGGTAAGCCAGAAGACTTCATGGAGCAGGAAGAAGAAGCTGAAAAGGCTCAGGCAGAGACAACATCTCCTGAAGATGAACCCAAAATCCGTCGTAGGCTATACCGCGATGGCGACAATCGGGTATTGGGTGGTGTTTGTTCCGGAATGGGAGCCTATTTCAACATCGATATGGTAATGATGAGAGTAATCTTCTTTTTACTGTTTTTCCTAATCGGGCCATTTAACGTGCTGTTGTATTTTATTCTCTGGATTGTTGTGCCTAAAGCAAAAACAACAGCCCAGCGGCTTGAAATGCGAGGTAAAGAGGCCACAATCTCTAACATTGAGAAGTCGATTAAAGAAGAAGTGAACGAAGTTGGCGAAAGCTATAATAAGTTTGCAAATTCGAAAAACGAAAAGGGAGTCTCGCGTATCGATAGTTTTGGCGAGGTTGTTGGCAGTGTATTGCGTGTAGTATTACGTGTTATCGTTCTGATATTTGGAGCAGCCCTTATCATCGGTGGAATTGCCAGTCTGATTGGCTTTATCGCCTCAATGGCTATTGGAAATTCTTTTATGCATGGAGGCCTGTGGAATTTCGGTTCTGGTTCGAATGTCGATATGTCTGCATTGCTCAATAATTTCGTTAGTCCGGGAGCTTATGCCATTTCGTTAATCGCCATTTCCATTCTGGCAGGAATTCCGATCTTACTTATTCTTTTTATCGGAACGAAACTATTGTTCCGCTATAAAACCAATAATCGGATGATCGGGTTGGGCGCTTTTGGCCTATGGTTAGCTGCTCTTATTGTTATAACCTTTATCGCAGTGAATCAGGTTAGCAATTTCGGAAAGCAAACCAGTCAAACCGTGACGCAAAAAGTAGAATGCAACGCATGCAAAACCTTGTATCTGGAAACTGCTGAAGATTTATACGAGTCTCTTATTGACAATGAAATTTCGCTCGACCGGATGAAAATTGCTGAGGTTAACGGAAAAGATAAAATCCTGGGACATCCGAGGTTTACCATTGAAAAAAGTAGTACGAATGAATATTTACTGCTGATCAAAAAACAATCGAGAGGAAGCAGTACTGTTGATGCTCAAAAGAATGTGGAAGAGATTGAGTATAATTTTACCCTGAAAGATTCGACGCTCCGATTCGATCCGTATTATATGCTAAAGGACAAGGCTAGATGGCGCAACCAGGAGGTTTACCTGACCCTGAAAGTTCCGGAAGGAAAATCGGTTTACCTGAATCAGAAAATGACCGATATCATTTCCAACATTGAGAATATCGAAAACATGTGGGATGGTGATATGGTTGGCAAAACATGGACGATGACCGCTGACGGATTGTCACTGAAGAAAGAGATTCCATTGACAATAAAGAAATAA